In Candidatus Paceibacterota bacterium, one genomic interval encodes:
- the secD gene encoding protein translocase subunit SecD, translating to MWKKRIIALILLLAGVGLGFTVYASEKPGAKFMAKFPFRFGLDIQGGTQLTYQADTKAVAAKDVPETMAALRDVIERRINALGVSEPNVQTEATRSATGDSVQRLIIEFPGLTDVRAATEQIGQTPLLQFKTERPEGADKDAIKKDRDAVKEVFTKEGVTDAEKQAALTAHPRALEDADFIETRLTGAQLKKAEVVIGSQTNEPTISLAFNDEGQKLFAEITKANVEKRVAIYLDGQPISTPVVREAITDGNAIISGNFTMQEARDLKGRLNSGAIPVPITLVSTQTIGATLGQDALKSGMHAGLIGILLVAFFLIMWYRVPGIIASLAMGIYVALMLTVFKLIPVTLTAAGIAGFLLSVGMAVDANILIFERMKEEMKKGKDLGDAMHDGFTRAWTSIRDSNISSLISASILFWFGTSVVKGFALTLGLGVLLSLFTAITVSRSFLYALGASGKSKLVHFLFGGGFTK from the coding sequence ATGTGGAAAAAGCGCATTATTGCCCTCATCCTTCTCCTTGCCGGAGTAGGACTCGGGTTTACAGTCTATGCGAGCGAGAAGCCAGGAGCAAAGTTCATGGCAAAATTCCCGTTCCGTTTTGGACTTGATATCCAGGGAGGCACACAACTTACTTACCAGGCAGATACAAAGGCGGTTGCCGCAAAAGATGTCCCTGAGACAATGGCAGCGCTCCGTGATGTTATCGAGCGTCGTATCAACGCACTCGGCGTCTCAGAGCCCAATGTCCAGACAGAAGCAACACGATCAGCTACAGGTGATTCTGTGCAGCGTTTGATCATTGAATTTCCAGGCCTTACTGATGTTCGTGCTGCGACTGAGCAGATTGGACAGACACCACTCTTGCAATTCAAGACCGAGCGCCCAGAGGGAGCCGATAAGGATGCAATCAAGAAAGATCGTGATGCAGTGAAGGAGGTCTTCACGAAGGAAGGGGTCACTGATGCTGAAAAGCAGGCAGCACTGACTGCACACCCACGAGCGCTTGAGGACGCAGACTTCATAGAGACTCGATTGACTGGTGCACAGCTAAAGAAGGCTGAGGTGGTCATCGGAAGTCAGACGAATGAGCCAACGATCTCACTTGCTTTCAACGATGAAGGTCAGAAGCTCTTCGCTGAGATTACGAAGGCTAACGTGGAGAAGCGCGTAGCTATCTATCTTGATGGACAGCCAATTTCTACTCCGGTTGTGCGTGAAGCAATCACTGATGGTAATGCCATCATTTCAGGAAACTTCACTATGCAGGAGGCACGCGATCTTAAGGGACGTTTGAACTCTGGAGCGATTCCTGTACCCATTACATTGGTATCTACACAGACCATTGGCGCAACGCTTGGGCAAGATGCACTGAAGTCTGGCATGCATGCAGGACTTATCGGTATTTTGCTTGTCGCATTCTTCCTTATCATGTGGTATCGCGTTCCAGGAATCATCGCGTCACTTGCGATGGGTATCTACGTGGCGTTGATGCTCACTGTATTTAAGCTTATTCCAGTGACACTTACCGCGGCAGGTATCGCAGGATTCTTGCTTTCAGTTGGTATGGCTGTGGATGCGAATATTCTCATCTTTGAGCGCATGAAGGAGGAAATGAAGAAAGGAAAGGATCTCGGCGATGCAATGCATGATGGATTCACTCGCGCATGGACAAGTATCCGTGACTCGAATATATCATCACTCATCTCTGCCTCTATTCTCTTCTGGTTCGGTACCTCGGTGGTGAAGGGTTTTGCACTGACTCTCGGGCTCGGCGTACTTCTTTCACTCTTTACCGCAATCACCGTATCACGTTCATTCCTTTACGCACTTGGGGCATCGGGCAAGTCGAAGCTCGTACATTTTCTCTTTGGAGGGGGATTCACTAAATAA
- a CDS encoding phosphatase PAP2 family protein, translating to MFTSINQSIALAFYHYSSLNIWTESFAILLSDGLLVLAVSMYVFMLFPLRKVGTYTRTVFHDLFPLLVTAIIALLLKDVVVVIRPYAVLGFVPFVPATDPLASFPSLHVALITAFATTLWFTHRRLGVFISFLVPLVMIGRIAVGVHWFTDVIAGAYLGWQVALLFRCAEVRWLQRIK from the coding sequence ATGTTCACCTCAATCAATCAGTCGATTGCGCTTGCGTTCTATCACTACTCGTCACTCAATATATGGACTGAGTCTTTCGCCATTCTTCTTTCAGATGGACTTTTAGTGCTCGCAGTGTCGATGTATGTATTTATGCTTTTTCCACTTCGCAAAGTGGGGACGTATACGCGCACAGTGTTTCATGACCTATTTCCTCTTTTAGTAACTGCAATCATTGCACTCTTACTTAAAGATGTAGTTGTTGTCATCCGTCCGTATGCCGTGCTTGGCTTTGTTCCGTTTGTTCCCGCAACGGACCCACTTGCCTCATTTCCTTCGCTCCACGTTGCGCTTATTACAGCATTTGCGACAACACTGTGGTTTACCCATCGCCGTCTCGGTGTCTTTATCTCATTCTTGGTACCCCTCGTCATGATCGGAAGAATCGCGGTTGGCGTCCATTGGTTCACTGATGTCATTGCGGGGGCATATCTTGGCTGGCAGGTGGCGCTACTCTTTCGTTGTGCTGAAGTGCGCTGGTTGCAAAGAATAAAATGA
- a CDS encoding bifunctional 5,10-methylenetetrahydrofolate dehydrogenase/5,10-methenyltetrahydrofolate cyclohydrolase — translation MNIVHGQLLAKKMEAALAKARAQFSITPGLGIVLIEGDAPSSAYVKRKVDKARELNIETTVIRLPHESTTDAVIDAIVTLGGDDGIDGIMVQLPLPAHIDRSRVLSAIPLAKDVDVLSPDARARFAHEEFPILPPVVAAVQYIFEAYSVHTLGREVLVLGHGILVGAPLAQFMRQCGARVTVVDQPVRDLKEFTKDAQVIICGAGVPHLLKPEHVSEGVVVIDAGMQRVEGKLVGDAHPDVALHASLFTPTPGGVGPLVVVALMKNLLILARGRANA, via the coding sequence ATGAATATCGTGCACGGACAATTACTTGCGAAAAAGATGGAAGCTGCGCTCGCGAAAGCGCGTGCTCAGTTTTCGATTACTCCTGGACTTGGAATCGTATTGATTGAAGGGGATGCACCAAGCAGTGCGTATGTAAAGCGAAAAGTCGACAAGGCGCGAGAACTTAATATCGAGACTACTGTTATTCGTCTCCCTCATGAGTCGACAACTGACGCGGTTATCGATGCGATTGTTACGCTTGGTGGCGATGATGGGATTGACGGCATAATGGTGCAACTACCACTTCCTGCGCATATCGATAGGTCGCGTGTGCTTTCGGCTATTCCGCTTGCAAAGGATGTTGACGTGCTGTCCCCTGACGCGCGTGCACGTTTTGCGCACGAAGAATTTCCCATCCTTCCTCCTGTTGTTGCAGCGGTTCAATATATTTTTGAGGCATACTCCGTACATACACTTGGTAGGGAAGTCCTTGTTTTGGGGCATGGCATTCTTGTTGGCGCACCACTTGCTCAATTCATGCGTCAGTGTGGTGCGCGAGTCACTGTCGTTGATCAGCCCGTGCGTGATCTCAAGGAGTTTACTAAGGATGCGCAAGTGATTATTTGTGGAGCAGGTGTTCCGCATCTCTTAAAACCTGAACATGTGAGCGAGGGTGTTGTCGTGATTGATGCAGGTATGCAACGAGTCGAAGGAAAGCTCGTTGGCGATGCGCACCCTGATGTAGCGCTTCACGCGTCACTCTTCACTCCGACACCAGGAGGTGTGGGGCCACTCGTCGTTGTTGCGCTCATGAAGAATTTGCTTATTCTCGCGCGAGGTCGCGCTAATGCCTAA
- a CDS encoding sugar transferase, which produces MTRVGVFWRKVWSNRTLLARNRTRAVLVGSGGNTRELFRQVNDAAHFHIAFAHFCDTKALSESQVISWVQEFVKSGSARVVVLDIRDAQILPILSELYALSFKGVQFVDQNVIFEELNEYVALHRVNHAWLVENVSFPMHSMFNIVKRIFDLLIAIPLFIVSVPLYIPVLIALRRNARTGLSVQEYVGKNMKRIYLARFCIATTGNERSTKLNRFISRYHLDKLPRLFSVIMGDLSLIGPRPEVSPSVEQYNELIPYYTVRHFVTPGLIGLAQLHDDQVLSEVEGAQRQLAYDLFYMQHRSFAFDFKIVFRTVYAAISRVGA; this is translated from the coding sequence ATGACTCGCGTGGGGGTGTTTTGGAGAAAGGTATGGAGTAACCGTACATTGCTCGCAAGGAATCGTACTCGTGCCGTTCTTGTTGGTTCAGGAGGGAATACCCGTGAACTGTTCAGACAGGTGAATGATGCAGCACATTTTCATATAGCGTTTGCTCATTTTTGCGACACAAAAGCTCTCAGTGAATCTCAGGTGATATCTTGGGTGCAAGAGTTTGTGAAGTCGGGGAGTGCGAGGGTTGTAGTGCTCGATATACGCGATGCACAAATACTCCCGATTCTTAGTGAACTTTATGCACTGAGTTTCAAAGGGGTACAATTTGTTGATCAAAATGTCATATTCGAAGAGCTCAATGAGTATGTTGCTTTGCATAGGGTGAACCACGCTTGGCTCGTCGAGAACGTTTCATTCCCTATGCATTCGATGTTTAATATAGTGAAGCGAATTTTTGATCTGCTAATCGCCATACCACTGTTCATCGTTTCTGTTCCGCTTTATATTCCTGTCTTGATTGCACTGCGACGTAATGCTCGTACTGGGCTTTCCGTACAGGAATATGTTGGAAAAAATATGAAGCGTATCTACCTTGCAAGGTTTTGTATAGCAACCACAGGTAATGAGCGTTCAACGAAATTGAACCGTTTTATATCTCGTTATCATCTTGATAAATTACCTCGACTTTTCAGTGTTATTATGGGCGACCTTTCACTTATTGGTCCACGACCTGAAGTCTCTCCTAGCGTAGAGCAATATAATGAATTGATCCCATATTACACGGTGCGTCATTTCGTTACGCCTGGACTTATTGGTTTGGCACAGTTACATGATGATCAAGTATTATCTGAAGTAGAGGGGGCTCAAAGACAGCTCGCCTATGACCTCTTCTATATGCAACATCGTTCGTTTGCATTTGATTTCAAAATTGTATTCCGTACTGTATATGCGGCTATTTCACGAGTTGGGGCATAA
- a CDS encoding FtsW/RodA/SpoVE family cell cycle protein: protein MNLEKLRHIDWITYLILIPIMGAGLVSMYAFSGSNTYFIRQLVWIPIAFFASIGVSFIDTRILRKSHVIAMLYGVMVFLLAALFVMGSAWKGAKGWFNLGFLAFQPADVMKLVLILLLAKYYSRRHVEIAHVKHIIISAAYVALPALLVLLQPDFGSAIIYLALWFGMTVVSGINKKHLFGVLGIGVILFGLMWGFVFTQHQKNRIITFIAPLTDIRGSGWNAYQSTVAVGSGQVLGKGIGEGTQSRLKFLPEYQTDFIFAAYAEEWGFIGVTLLFICFLVLVMRILHEGMLGATNFETLYAAGLVIFIIVQFIIHVGMNIGLMPVTGQTLPFMSYGGSHLLTEFVGLGLLMGMRRFRRVANREEMKNEFLGF, encoded by the coding sequence ATGAACTTGGAGAAACTGCGACACATTGATTGGATTACCTACCTCATTCTTATTCCCATTATGGGAGCAGGGCTGGTTTCGATGTATGCTTTTTCGGGAAGTAATACATATTTCATCAGGCAACTCGTTTGGATTCCAATTGCATTCTTTGCCTCTATTGGAGTTTCTTTCATTGATACGCGCATTCTTCGTAAGTCACACGTGATTGCAATGCTCTATGGGGTGATGGTTTTCTTGCTTGCTGCACTGTTTGTTATGGGTAGTGCGTGGAAGGGGGCAAAAGGTTGGTTCAACCTCGGTTTTCTCGCATTCCAGCCTGCCGACGTGATGAAGCTTGTGCTCATTCTTCTCTTGGCCAAATATTACTCACGTAGGCACGTTGAGATCGCTCATGTGAAGCATATCATTATCAGTGCTGCGTATGTTGCGTTGCCTGCACTGCTTGTGCTTTTACAGCCTGATTTCGGTTCCGCAATCATTTATCTCGCGCTTTGGTTTGGTATGACGGTAGTTTCAGGGATTAATAAGAAGCATCTCTTTGGGGTACTTGGCATCGGAGTTATACTTTTTGGTCTCATGTGGGGATTTGTGTTCACGCAACATCAGAAGAATCGTATCATTACCTTTATTGCACCACTTACTGATATTCGTGGCTCTGGATGGAATGCATATCAGTCGACCGTAGCTGTTGGTTCTGGGCAAGTGCTGGGAAAGGGTATTGGGGAAGGAACCCAATCAAGGCTCAAGTTTCTTCCAGAGTACCAGACTGACTTTATTTTCGCTGCATATGCAGAAGAGTGGGGTTTTATCGGGGTGACATTGCTTTTCATCTGTTTCCTTGTTTTGGTGATGCGCATATTGCATGAAGGTATGCTTGGTGCGACAAATTTTGAAACACTATACGCGGCGGGACTGGTTATCTTCATTATTGTGCAATTCATCATTCACGTAGGAATGAATATCGGCTTGATGCCGGTTACAGGACAGACATTGCCATTCATGAGTTATGGTGGCTCGCATTTGCTGACTGAGTTTGTTGGCCTCGGTTTATTGATGGGAATGAGACGCTTTAGGCGCGTAGCGAATAGGGAAGAGATGAAGAATGAATTTCTTGGATTTTAA
- a CDS encoding vWA domain-containing protein produces MQLDWARRRQIITLAIVIGSLLLIGTSIFFIVKSRPSCFDKVQNQDETGVDCGGICAAQCRDTHLGINTLWTKTFLVRKGMYDVASLVENPNLDASIPELSYTVELFDDEGRTLLSRTYSTFANAGDHFTLFGGGLDTQGVDAARARLTILPGYKFIKATPPTVRKVSVLGYELLTPDTAPRLIATLQNQTTDTLRHVPVTATVSDRNGPVGVSETYIDELAPRETKQVTFTWPQKFTYEAKGQACATPVDVILVLDRSGSMASDGKNPPQPLSMAKSAAEDFVAQLSAEDQAGYISFATEVTSPIDQPLTKDLLRVSGAIAGTDILTTGLQYTNIAAALNAARDEFSTQRKREMARQAVVMLTDGAPTDPKNPANPQDTEYPISLANDAAKDLKAKGVTLYTIGLGSDVNVDFLKGVASYPEYYYAAPSGSELGKVYKQIASTICKKGPSVVEIIPRIYELGETATH; encoded by the coding sequence ATGCAATTAGATTGGGCAAGACGCCGTCAAATAATTACTCTCGCAATCGTTATTGGTTCCTTGTTGCTCATTGGGACAAGTATTTTCTTTATTGTGAAATCACGACCAAGCTGCTTCGATAAGGTACAAAATCAGGATGAGACAGGAGTAGACTGTGGGGGGATTTGTGCCGCACAGTGTCGTGATACACATCTGGGCATCAATACATTGTGGACAAAAACTTTTTTGGTTCGCAAGGGCATGTATGATGTTGCTTCGCTTGTTGAGAATCCCAATCTTGATGCGAGCATCCCGGAGCTGAGCTACACTGTCGAGCTTTTTGATGATGAGGGGAGAACTTTGCTTTCACGAACCTACAGTACTTTCGCAAATGCCGGAGATCACTTTACGCTCTTTGGCGGTGGGTTAGACACTCAAGGTGTAGATGCTGCGCGAGCGCGTCTCACTATTTTGCCAGGCTATAAATTCATCAAGGCAACACCTCCTACGGTACGCAAGGTGTCTGTGCTTGGATACGAATTGTTAACGCCAGATACTGCTCCGCGACTCATTGCAACACTTCAAAATCAAACGACAGATACACTTCGTCACGTGCCTGTTACCGCAACTGTTTCCGATAGAAACGGTCCCGTTGGTGTATCCGAGACCTATATCGATGAATTAGCTCCAAGGGAAACCAAGCAAGTAACGTTCACTTGGCCACAAAAGTTCACCTATGAAGCGAAAGGTCAGGCATGCGCAACGCCGGTAGATGTTATTCTTGTGCTCGACCGATCGGGCTCAATGGCTTCAGATGGAAAGAATCCGCCACAACCACTTTCTATGGCAAAGAGTGCTGCAGAAGATTTTGTGGCACAACTTTCTGCTGAGGATCAGGCAGGATATATTTCATTCGCTACTGAAGTAACAAGCCCTATTGATCAACCCTTAACGAAGGATCTGCTTCGTGTGAGCGGCGCTATTGCAGGTACTGATATTTTGACGACAGGTTTGCAGTATACGAATATTGCTGCAGCCCTAAATGCTGCACGAGACGAGTTTAGTACACAGCGCAAGCGTGAGATGGCGCGACAAGCGGTTGTCATGCTTACCGATGGTGCTCCTACTGATCCGAAGAACCCCGCAAATCCACAGGATACGGAGTACCCCATATCGCTCGCGAATGATGCAGCAAAAGACTTGAAAGCAAAGGGGGTAACTCTCTATACAATAGGACTGGGAAGTGATGTGAATGTGGATTTTCTGAAAGGGGTTGCATCATATCCTGAATATTATTATGCTGCTCCATCGGGGAGTGAATTAGGGAAAGTCTATAAGCAGATTGCAAGCACCATTTGCAAAAAGGGTCCATCTGTCGTAGAAATAATCCCAAGGATATATGAACTTGGAGAAACTGCGACACATTGA
- a CDS encoding response regulator, translating to MADKWVLVVEDDVYIDKAYRAKFAHEQILAESVGDGEAALAILKNKSENLPSLVLLDMMLPKKNGFEVLSEMKANPKWKTIPVIILSNLGQESDAQKGLALGAVEYLVKADTKINTIVEKVRSYLR from the coding sequence ATGGCAGATAAATGGGTACTTGTCGTTGAAGATGACGTCTATATCGATAAGGCGTATCGTGCGAAATTCGCACACGAGCAGATTCTCGCTGAATCCGTTGGGGATGGTGAGGCTGCTTTAGCGATACTCAAAAATAAATCTGAAAATTTACCCTCCCTGGTATTGCTGGATATGATGTTGCCAAAAAAGAATGGATTTGAGGTGCTTTCCGAGATGAAAGCCAACCCAAAGTGGAAAACGATACCGGTCATCATCTTGTCGAATCTTGGGCAGGAATCCGATGCCCAAAAAGGTCTCGCACTGGGCGCAGTCGAATATCTCGTAAAAGCAGACACCAAAATCAACACAATAGTTGAGAAGGTCCGAAGCTACTTGCGCTAG
- a CDS encoding response regulator — protein MQPKTILIIEDDQALTEAISLKLDRAGFQPIMMISAEHAMQWLSDHIPDLIWLDILLPGMSGIDFLEYLRKDERYRSIPVLIVSVSSGPDKMKRAFELNIIDFISKSDHEIKDVVGQVSAYFEDPTRGGVVAGAQKNT, from the coding sequence ATGCAACCAAAAACCATACTTATCATAGAAGATGATCAAGCACTTACAGAGGCAATTTCTCTGAAACTTGATCGTGCAGGATTTCAACCCATAATGATGATTTCCGCAGAACATGCGATGCAATGGCTCAGCGATCACATACCTGATCTGATTTGGCTTGATATACTTCTCCCGGGAATGTCGGGGATAGACTTTTTGGAGTACCTGCGAAAAGATGAGCGTTATCGAAGTATTCCAGTTCTTATCGTATCTGTATCAAGTGGACCAGACAAAATGAAGCGAGCTTTTGAACTGAATATTATTGATTTCATCTCGAAGTCGGATCATGAGATCAAGGATGTTGTTGGGCAGGTAAGCGCATATTTCGAGGATCCTACACGAGGTGGGGTGGTAGCAGGCGCGCAAAAAAATACCTGA